In Carnobacteriaceae bacterium zg-84, the genomic window GAAATAAGGGTATAACATGGATTATAGAATGGATTCAGAGTGGGATTTATATCCATTAGGTGGCGAAACGGGTCAGTCCTATATGGGTGTTAAAGGAAAACAAAATATATTTTTAAAACGAAACACAACACCATTTTTAGCGGCCGTTTCTACGGAGGGTATGACACCTAAATTATTATGGACAAAAAGAACGGTTCACGGCGAAGTGTTAACGGCTCAGGAATGGATTGATGCTAGACAATTAGACGAAGAAGAAATGGTTCAAATGGACGTTTTGAATTTAGTAAGAGATATTCATCAATCAGAACCTTTATTGAAAATGCTCAAACAAATTGACGGTAAAGTTTGCTCGCCAATGGATTGTTTGTCACTCTATGCAGAAGATTTGCAAACAGATTTAAGAACAAATCACTTTTTAAATGATGTTTACAATTATTTACAACAACGAGCAGTGATGTTGATAGATACACCAAAAACGGTGTGTCACGGCGATTTAAATCATCGTAATTTTCTATTAGAAAAAACAGGACGTTTGTATTTGGTTGATTGGGAAATGGTCAAACTTTGTGACCCAATGTTAGATATTGCCAATATTTTGTGTCAATATGTAGATAGAAAAGATTGGTTAACATGGATTGATGTTTATGGGCTAGAGATAAATCAAGACCTTATTGAGCGGTTAGAATGGTACGTGCTATACGATTGCTTGATAAGTATTAAGAAAAATCATTTCCAAGGTCGATACAGACAAATGAATAATAGTATTTTACTGATAAAAGATGTATTAAAACAAATAAGAAATCGTTAAAATGAGGGACTAGCAAATATGTTAGCCCCATTTTATATGGGAGAAAAGAGTAAGGAGTATAATATGCGATTAAGACATAAGCCGTGGGCAAAAGAAAAGATTGAACAACATCCACAATACGTTGTTCAACATCCAAAAGAATGGAAAGGTCGTTGGCACGAACGTTTTAATAATAACAATCCTATTCACATCGAAATTGGAACAGGAAAAGGTCAATTTATTGTGGGTATGGCAAAAGCTAATCCGACAATTAACTATATTGGTATTGAATTACAAACGAGTGTTGTAGTCGTAGCTTTAGATAAATTGATTGAAGAAGATTTACCAAACTTACAATTATTGCACATTAACGGAGGAGATGTGACAGAGTTTTTTGATAATGGGGAAGTGGATCGTATTTATTTAAACTTTAGTGATCCGTGGCCAAAGAAAAAACACGAAAAACGACGTTTAACTTACAAAACCTTTTTAGAAAGTGATGAACAAATTTTGGTTCCGAATGGTGAAATTCATTTCAAAACGGATAATCAAGGTTTGTTTGAGTATTCATTGGCAAGTTTTTCTCAATATGGCATGCACTTAAAACAAGTGTGGTTAGATTTGCATACGAGTGATTTTGAAGGCAATATTATGACAGAGTATGAACAAAAATTTTCGGCAAAAGGACAACGTATTTACCGTGTCGAAGCAGCTTTTGTGGAGAAAAAATAAAAATAAATTGACCCTAAAGTGAAAATAAGAGAGTATATCCATAAATATTTTTAAATACTAAAAACCCTTGACATCAACTTCTTCAAAACGTTGATGTCAAGGGTTTTTCGATTCTATCATACCGTGTCGATGGATAAAGAAGAAATGAAATTGATAAAAAGATGTATCTTTGTTATACTGATTGAAAGCGAAAGAGAGGTAAGGTATGGAACACCAAACAATTTATTCTGTGGAACAAGAAAGAGGACTAAACCGATTTGTTGCAAGGACGTTTTTATGGATGATGATTGGGTTAGCCATTAGTACGCTTTCAGCGTATATGCTACTCAAAACAAAGGTTTTATTTTATCACATCGTTTCCAATTCATTTTTTTATTATGGTATTTTTATGATTGAAATTATGTTAGCTTATTCGCTACGCATCAATTTAGAAAAAATCGAAAATAAAATGTCTTATATTGTGAAATTTATCGTGTATTCGATACTGACTGGTGTGACATTTGCTGTGGTGGGTGCTTTATATGAACCGATGAGCATTGTCTATGCGCTCGTGTCAACTATTCCTTTGTTTGCTATGTTAGCCATTTATGGTTATACAACAAACCGAGATTTAACAAAAATAGGAACAATTGCAAGACCTATTATGATTGGGTTAATCATTTCTATTCTGATGAATGGCTTACTTTTCAAAAGTAATTTTATTGAGTTGATGATTTCTATTGTTGTATTATTAATATTTTCAGGTTTAACAGCGTATGATATGCAAAAAATTAAAGCAGTGTATCTTTATTTTGAAAACCAACCACACGTACACAACTCACTTATTGTATCTTGTGCATTGGAATTATATTTAGATTTCATCAATATGTTTATATCTGTTTTAAATATTTTTGGTAAATTAAAAGATTAGATTATATCGGAAAGGATATATATGAAAAAAATTATAAAATATGCAACAGCTTTGAGTACGATTGTGTTAGCCGGAACGGCGTATCAATATAAAAAACAACTGGACAAACAACATTTATGTGATACGATTTTATCAAATGCCAAAACAGATAGTCGATTACAAGGTCATATTGTCGGTTCGTTTATCAACATGACAAAAGAGTATTCAGATGTTTTTGATATGAATGTTTTTGTGGGTGGTGTGACAACGACACAATACACATACGATTTTGTTGCCGATGCACAAACTGGTGCTTTACTAGCATTACATCAACAAATTCGCCTGTAATGTTTAGGGCTGATGAAACAGGCAAATCGAATACGTGTTATCCATTTATGATAAGGGATATGCACACCATAAAAGTGGTAAACTGACATTAAAAACGTCAGTTTACCACTTTTGCATATTAGAGTGATTTTTTAGTTTTCACGTATGATTTATGGTATACTATAACAACAAAACAGTTAAAGGTAGGGATATTGTGATGACAAAAGAAGAATTGATGACATACGCACAAGAAGCATTACAACATGCGTATTGCCCATATTCAAATTTTCCAGTAGGTGCAGCGATTTTGTATAAAGACGGAACAGTGATTAAAGGT contains:
- a CDS encoding phosphotransferase family protein, whose protein sequence is MDYRMDSEWDLYPLGGETGQSYMGVKGKQNIFLKRNTTPFLAAVSTEGMTPKLLWTKRTVHGEVLTAQEWIDARQLDEEEMVQMDVLNLVRDIHQSEPLLKMLKQIDGKVCSPMDCLSLYAEDLQTDLRTNHFLNDVYNYLQQRAVMLIDTPKTVCHGDLNHRNFLLEKTGRLYLVDWEMVKLCDPMLDIANILCQYVDRKDWLTWIDVYGLEINQDLIERLEWYVLYDCLISIKKNHFQGRYRQMNNSILLIKDVLKQIRNR
- the trmB gene encoding tRNA (guanosine(46)-N7)-methyltransferase TrmB, with amino-acid sequence MRLRHKPWAKEKIEQHPQYVVQHPKEWKGRWHERFNNNNPIHIEIGTGKGQFIVGMAKANPTINYIGIELQTSVVVVALDKLIEEDLPNLQLLHINGGDVTEFFDNGEVDRIYLNFSDPWPKKKHEKRRLTYKTFLESDEQILVPNGEIHFKTDNQGLFEYSLASFSQYGMHLKQVWLDLHTSDFEGNIMTEYEQKFSAKGQRIYRVEAAFVEKK
- a CDS encoding Bax inhibitor-1/YccA family protein, with the translated sequence MEHQTIYSVEQERGLNRFVARTFLWMMIGLAISTLSAYMLLKTKVLFYHIVSNSFFYYGIFMIEIMLAYSLRINLEKIENKMSYIVKFIVYSILTGVTFAVVGALYEPMSIVYALVSTIPLFAMLAIYGYTTNRDLTKIGTIARPIMIGLIISILMNGLLFKSNFIELMISIVVLLIFSGLTAYDMQKIKAVYLYFENQPHVHNSLIVSCALELYLDFINMFISVLNIFGKLKD